In the Drosophila virilis strain 15010-1051.87 chromosome 4, Dvir_AGI_RSII-ME, whole genome shotgun sequence genome, GTAGCGCACAACAAAGTTCACACAGCCGAACTACAATACAAAATTTGCGCGCACAAGTGTTTGTTTGAGCGAGATAGCGCAAAGCCGGTTAAAGCGCGCATCGATTAACGTCGATTTTGCTACGGCGTCTATGTACAACGACAAActgtatgcatatgcacaagCATTGCGGTTAAGTACAGTTATTAGAGAGACTTGGTTAAACTGATCACTTTATGTTGAGGCTCGCTGCACTTAACGCACAACCTTTTGTAAATATGcgcaatgaaattataaaatgaaattacaaaacaaaaatgcgaACAGAAGCGAAACGAAAGagtaataaagaaaaatgaaagaaatcACGTCgggtcaccaaaatgtgtaGTCACAAGTTTTTTTTGCAACAAATTAACTAGTACTGCTGTGTGTGCATCGAAATTcgaagttttatattttgtttcgaatgtatttatttaccgcACAGGGCACTTATCATAATTTACGAAATGCATCAATATTGCTCGGCagtcaactcgaaatagttgcgccttgcttgcgatcaaacaaaaaacgaaactatatgcaaaacaaacgaAATTGAGCTCCGCTCAGAGCGATGGGCAGCGGGCGTCAAAACAGAAGGCAAAGGGCCGATGAAGAGAGTAAGCAGCAACttacaaagagcaaacataatttgctcttaagctgtaATCATGTTTAttgtcttctgctgttactgcacgcaaccgtcgctgttatctctaccggtcacttgaccaaacagactgttaatttaaaaatgtatttataaagtGAAGTGCAAGGCTTTTTTGCCCTATTTCGTTTTATTAATGGTAGTATATCTATTTAGAAATTGAAAAGGTAAAAATTAAGATCAAGGCAAGACAGATTCGTGTAACAacccaaaaatatatgtatatctctAGATATTATCACATCAcactaatatatattttaatttgaacagTACTTAATAAGCTAATTATCCACATTGCAGGAACCCAGGAAAAGTTGAAAAGAACCCGTGGTGTTTTGTAGATGACCAATCTTTAGATAGAAGTATTGAACCTTGCAATATTCCAAAATGTGTCGATAAGCTCTGGCTaacaataatttcaatattggCGTTGGCAGCTGTAGCTGTTGTCCTAACTTCAGttcttattttaaaaaagaaaagttctCGTGGaatgaaaaatatacaaaGTGTACGTAAGCTATTAATACATGTAAAGAAAATcataaaatttgcaaattattttgtCCGTATTCCAGATTAATACACCAAACGCcggaaataatatatatggaaaTTCACAATTAAACTCAAACCAAGATACAGGAAGAATGAATTTAAATAGTTCCATTGAACTTGTAGGCATCCCATCTaaaaatatggaaaaaaaTTCACTTTTGCGAATACCACACTTTACATTACAAGATGTAGAGTTCTTTGAAGAATTGGGCGAGGGAGcttttggtaaataaaaatattttagaatatatatccTTATTcccattaaaatataaatttgaaaatatatgtgttCCTAATATGTGTTAGCAGAAGTGTCATTAgccatttgcatttcatttttcgTACAAGTGCATCGAGTTTAAAAATTCATAATAACCGAAAAAGTAAGGATGCCTTCGGAATGGCGAAGAGATAACACActcagatatatgatatagtattccAATGTTGACAAGGTCTTGCAATTATTGTGCGCAGCTTACAGAGCCTTTAAAAGTCTAGTTTGGCTGAATATgtccatatatataaaactgtttgtcctgactgactgactgattggtgatcaatgcacagcccaaaccgttAGAGCTAGGTAGCTGAAATGTTCACTGTAGTTACTTTATGTGACGAAGGTGCACTTTAAGAAAGGGAAGCTTCACCCGCAATTATGGAAAAATCACGAAAAacttttgtatgaaacttttttgtttaccgaTCCGATCGGCcttaaactcaatttcaaagatctttgttcatattaatttgtttcgcacttttccaaaaatgtttcCTCTTCGGTGgcaatgggggtcaaagattagGTAGATGACCTTTCGCggtcaaatttaatttcaaggatctatatgaaaaatcatttgagacatgtttcacatttttcgcagaATTACAGCATCCTCGATAAAAAGTGCGATAATAAGATTTCTTTGGTTCAGTACTaagttttgtccgatttgcATCAAGCTTATATTCAGATCACTAGAATAGAGCTCAATAAATAGTAAGTGTTTTAGAATTTGTGAAATTCCACTCGCAACAGTGGTAAAAtggcgaaaaacgtttgtatgaggGTAGTTTGTTTACCGTCCGCTTagtttcaaaataattttcaaagttttttgaCAAGATAgatttcaaacaaaaaagattttcatacaagaacctactgTGCGATCGATCGTTTTTATGGTAgcaatataatatagtggtttGATTCGGTCGGCTCTGACATATGAACTGCCTGCAACAAAAGGACAGACCAGACCAATGAAAATTTTCCATACTATAGCTTTAAAGTAGGGAGAATAActaacattaaaatatatcaattcggcttttgatgccgatctagaatatatgtatgtactttatggggcGACTTATAAGTGCTTATAAGCGTATCTTTTTCTCAATAATAGGCagatcaaaattaaaatagagtATTTCCGGGAACTTGGTGTgcgaattaatttttttttacaggcAGCTTACGTCAAGGCACTTTTAGTGGACattgacatttattattattcaaatagATTCGTTTACGTACTTCCcgaatgtttatattttgctaacttatgcttttttttatttattttaggaAAAGTATATAAAGGGCAACTAACGCAacccaacaaaaaaattgtaaatgttgCCATTAAAGCATTAAAAGAAAACGCCTCAATTAAAACACAACAAGATTTCAGGCGTGAGATTGAATTAATATCAGATCTTAAGCACCAAAACATTGTTTGCATACTTGGGGTGATTTTAAATAAAGAGCCTTACTGTATGCTTTTCGAATATATGGCGAATGGTGACTTGCATGAATTTCTAATATCAAATTCGcctattgaaaaaaaaacattattacAACTGGAATTTCTACAAATAGCAATACAAATAAGTGAGGGAATGGAATACTTATCAGGTCATCACTATGTTCATCGTGATTTAGCTGCTCGAAACTGTTTGGTCAATGAAGGTTTGATTGTAAaaatttctgattttggatTGTCACGGGATATTTACAGTTCTGATTATTACAGGTATTTTTTAATTCCATATTAATGAACTTTATCATTTGGCCTTATACCATTATTAATATCTTTCCCTAGGGTGCAATCAAAATCGTTACTTCCTGTTCGGTGGATGCCATCCGAGTCTATTTTATATGGAAAATTTACAACTGAAAGTGATATATGGTCTTTTGGAGTTGTTCTTTGGGAAATATATAGTTATGGAATGCAGGTACATCTTAAAATTTgttgaatataatatataatcttCACATTGGATCAAATTACATTATTTTAATCACAATTTGTCGTTTCAGCCGTATTGTGGTTACAGCAATCCAGAGGTAATACATTTAATTAGATCCCGCCAATTACTCTCTTGTCCAGAAAATTGCCCAACGGCGGTGTATTCTTTAATGATGGAATGTTGGCATGAACAAGCAGTAAAACGTCCGACATTTTCAGACATATCGCACCGATTAAAGACTTGGTATGACGGTCATGTTAAGATCAGtaaccaaaatatttaataaatacatttgataTCTAAGAAGCCtctcaattaaatttgatCTGACCATTTTGTAAAGTATTAAGTAATAAGAAGTAATACgtaaacaattgaaaatatgGAAGGCAGTTATACTGATAACGAAAAATTCTAATCATCgaaataaatagaatattttcTTTACTGCTCCAAACGATAGTACTCTTTTAAGGGAAACAATAAATCGAGAAACCGATCTGAAACCATTATAACCTCTTTCTatacacaaaataatatacagtatttattttttatgtattatttattattggtCGACAAAACTAGTGTCTTCCCCATTCTTGAATAAATTATACATACAATACATAATGGAAATTAAATGCTAAGAGCCTAGTTAGAAACCACAATTTtctaatagcatcaccgaccgatagaggtgttttatttgccaatcCGGCCAGCTATGCCTCttaatttaactaattttgtcagtgacgctattagagcctacatctaagaaGAAGggtgtaagtaggaaaaaagtgtttttaagtaaaattaaacataatcttaatttgctatattaattaagaaaatacaataaatagaaaaaaagaaagtaagaagattgttaataaagtaaagataTGTATGCTAGATTTatagagtgttaagtagataggacaaactgaaaagtaatgggaaatcaccgacccggtgggggaaaatttatAGCCTATCCGGCGTgatatgcccctgctcatagctgggaatagtcagtgacttcccgaaggtatcctgaaagcaacgatttaaTAAGGGGTAGAGATatttcggtagagaaaacgtgatgcaaactattgtAATTTTTACATAGAGCGCGTTTGGCATtatgcatagcgtagtctgttgtgaaCGTAGATAGCGATAATTTCTGATTGGTCTGgacggaacagagaattgaagacgccttAGCAGAAAAGgggaatctatgtcgccaaaaatcaacttatgtaggaAGACATcgccgagaattgtcctacggttggttaacctAGGTTAAGAAGAAACTGGAGTAAGATGGCAAACCGAAgtttagggtcccaatttaaccTCCTACTTAGATCCTGagctgttagtatacgttgcaatgGGGAATtatcgattgtataactgacatgataaggtgtagtacgattaaatatCGCAAATGCGAACTTATGTCATTTACagtgacttcagtaaggcgtttgactctgtccAGCATGacaatattttttaagctTTACACTTTGAACCAttcagatgcaattgattggccgaacaccaaagttgaaTAGCGTTCAGATCGTCATGTAGACGAGAATAATGTAGGGGAGTAATGTATGATAGAATAAGTTTCAAATCGTTCGCATACATGAGTTCACGGGCATATGATATAACAGCGGAGAGATCATTTATAACGCGAAAGAAttgctatcttcggcacgccaaagatctaatacccttgcagacccaaccttttcataatactcatagtgctttgcccctatctaagaagtatcGGAAAAATAgtcaatgccgagtttggtcaagatatcttgataaacaacaacttttttttttcatacaccaacttaattttcgaccgatcgttcttatggcagctatatgatatatgatatcatatatatgaggagcatagtaaaactaataaatgccgagtttggtcaagatatcttgaaaaacaaaatgttttttcatacaaaaacttaattttcgaccgatcgatcctatggcagctatatgatataacggtccgatattaataggattttgcacatatatgaggagtaaagtaaaactaacaaatgccgagtttggtcaagata is a window encoding:
- the Ror gene encoding tyrosine-protein kinase transmembrane receptor Ror isoform X1, which produces MYIYAKIKSSDKRINVKVKKYSRIVKEMNLQYFLLLLVRYIVFIAFKDNYVWTKNSTHENNGLNQISGICQLYNGTICNEFLRNSHVFISPNVTINDLEDRLKAAYGVIKESKDMNSNCRKYALPSLCLSSLPICRTPERTNLLYFANVAMITNKYSGNETRKKRFLLKDPKNRHSFLKKKPVYYNDVFTNDVSSKYPPTKESENLKRICREECELLENELCQKEYAIAKRHPVISVVGVEECQKIPREKDCSSLGITIEVDDAEDCYWEDGSSYRGIENVSISGKPCLRWSWLMKEISDFPELIGQNYCRNPGKVEKNPWCFVDDQSLDRSIEPCNIPKCVDKLWLTIISILALAAVAVVLTSVLILKKKSSRGMKNIQSINTPNAGNNIYGNSQLNSNQDTGRMNLNSSIELVGIPSKNMEKNSLLRIPHFTLQDVEFFEELGEGAFGKVYKGQLTQPNKKIVNVAIKALKENASIKTQQDFRREIELISDLKHQNIVCILGVILNKEPYCMLFEYMANGDLHEFLISNSPIEKKTLLQLEFLQIAIQISEGMEYLSGHHYVHRDLAARNCLVNEGLIVKISDFGLSRDIYSSDYYRVQSKSLLPVRWMPSESILYGKFTTESDIWSFGVVLWEIYSYGMQPYCGYSNPEVIHLIRSRQLLSCPENCPTAVYSLMMECWHEQAVKRPTFSDISHRLKTWYDGHVKISNQNI
- the Ror gene encoding tyrosine-protein kinase transmembrane receptor Ror isoform X2, translating into MFLWEQYGLNQISGICQLYNGTICNEFLRNSHVFISPNVTINDLEDRLKAAYGVIKESKDMNSNCRKYALPSLCLSSLPICRTPERTNLLYFANVAMITNKYSGNETRKKRFLLKDPKNRHSFLKKKPVYYNDVFTNDVSSKYPPTKESENLKRICREECELLENELCQKEYAIAKRHPVISVVGVEECQKIPREKDCSSLGITIEVDDAEDCYWEDGSSYRGIENVSISGKPCLRWSWLMKEISDFPELIGQNYCRNPGKVEKNPWCFVDDQSLDRSIEPCNIPKCVDKLWLTIISILALAAVAVVLTSVLILKKKSSRGMKNIQSINTPNAGNNIYGNSQLNSNQDTGRMNLNSSIELVGIPSKNMEKNSLLRIPHFTLQDVEFFEELGEGAFGKVYKGQLTQPNKKIVNVAIKALKENASIKTQQDFRREIELISDLKHQNIVCILGVILNKEPYCMLFEYMANGDLHEFLISNSPIEKKTLLQLEFLQIAIQISEGMEYLSGHHYVHRDLAARNCLVNEGLIVKISDFGLSRDIYSSDYYRVQSKSLLPVRWMPSESILYGKFTTESDIWSFGVVLWEIYSYGMQPYCGYSNPEVIHLIRSRQLLSCPENCPTAVYSLMMECWHEQAVKRPTFSDISHRLKTWYDGHVKISNQNI
- the Ror gene encoding tyrosine-protein kinase transmembrane receptor Ror isoform X3, which codes for MLKIAIGRMVQVTEELKTNPGKVEKNPWCFVDDQSLDRSIEPCNIPKCVDKLWLTIISILALAAVAVVLTSVLILKKKSSRGMKNIQSINTPNAGNNIYGNSQLNSNQDTGRMNLNSSIELVGIPSKNMEKNSLLRIPHFTLQDVEFFEELGEGAFGKVYKGQLTQPNKKIVNVAIKALKENASIKTQQDFRREIELISDLKHQNIVCILGVILNKEPYCMLFEYMANGDLHEFLISNSPIEKKTLLQLEFLQIAIQISEGMEYLSGHHYVHRDLAARNCLVNEGLIVKISDFGLSRDIYSSDYYRVQSKSLLPVRWMPSESILYGKFTTESDIWSFGVVLWEIYSYGMQPYCGYSNPEVIHLIRSRQLLSCPENCPTAVYSLMMECWHEQAVKRPTFSDISHRLKTWYDGHVKISNQNI